A single region of the Sandaracinaceae bacterium genome encodes:
- a CDS encoding SDR family oxidoreductase has protein sequence MPTPAPRDTVALVTGAASGLGAALTRALLAQGAFVLALDLDATALDAQHTDDPRLVKRAHDVRDRADAAEAVRVSVARWGRLDLAIHNAGVVGGGRFEECNPTDSDRILDVNLRGVLHGTEAAYAQMVQQRSGQIVNVSSMAGLHPVAFSTVYTASKHAVLGLSLALREESRQHGVGVSVACPGLIRTGIFGAARDAHGYSYGERVQGVPGTPLSPEAAAAAVLAGARRDDPLIVFPRSSRALALAARVAPGALRWAVGRTMRPPA, from the coding sequence ATGCCCACACCTGCACCACGCGACACGGTGGCCCTCGTGACCGGCGCCGCTTCTGGCCTGGGCGCGGCGCTCACGCGCGCCCTCCTTGCCCAGGGCGCGTTCGTCCTGGCGCTCGATCTGGACGCCACTGCGCTGGACGCGCAGCACACCGACGACCCCCGCCTCGTCAAGCGCGCCCACGACGTGCGCGACCGTGCAGACGCCGCCGAAGCCGTGCGGGTGTCCGTCGCCCGCTGGGGCCGCCTCGACCTCGCCATCCACAACGCGGGGGTGGTCGGGGGCGGACGCTTCGAGGAGTGCAACCCCACCGACAGCGACCGCATCCTGGACGTGAACCTGCGCGGCGTGCTGCACGGCACCGAGGCCGCCTACGCGCAGATGGTCCAGCAGCGCAGCGGCCAGATCGTCAACGTCTCGTCCATGGCCGGCCTCCACCCCGTGGCGTTCTCCACGGTCTACACCGCGTCCAAGCACGCCGTGCTGGGCCTGTCCCTCGCGCTCCGCGAAGAGTCGCGCCAACACGGCGTCGGCGTGAGCGTGGCCTGCCCGGGGCTCATCCGCACCGGCATCTTCGGCGCCGCGCGGGACGCACACGGCTATTCCTACGGCGAGCGTGTCCAGGGCGTGCCGGGAACGCCGCTCTCCCCCGAAGCCGCAGCCGCGGCCGTCCTCGCCGGCGCACGCCGCGACGACCCGCTCATCGTCTTCCCACGCTCCTCCCGCGCGCTGGCCCTCGCGGCACGTGTCGCGCCCGGAGCCCTGCGCTGGGCCGTCGGGCGCACCATGCGTCCTCCCGCTTGA
- a CDS encoding TetR/AcrR family transcriptional regulator, whose protein sequence is MSARKPSPTDAPSARRKPTATTAPRATLPRARPKSGKAAGRPRGADSERSHDALLDAARAHFARRGYGPANVRELAAGAGYTTSTLYHYFGDKLGLYVEVYRHAERQVAAAYRAAVEKGGSRQERLLAVLDAAIALHKRDESVPLFLAAVPLDIRRHPEVRSAIVAVPIETPRILAQLVAGPDGRENAQLVQLITSVTTGMALMVGEGGHAAYEEALRTCARHLQVDDATPR, encoded by the coding sequence ATGAGCGCGCGCAAGCCGAGCCCCACCGACGCCCCCTCCGCCCGACGCAAGCCGACCGCGACGACGGCCCCTCGGGCGACGCTTCCACGCGCGAGACCCAAGTCCGGCAAGGCCGCGGGGCGCCCACGTGGAGCCGACTCGGAGCGCAGCCACGACGCCCTCCTGGACGCGGCGCGCGCGCACTTTGCGCGCCGAGGCTACGGGCCCGCGAACGTGCGCGAGCTCGCCGCCGGGGCGGGCTACACCACGTCCACGCTGTACCACTACTTCGGCGACAAGCTGGGGCTCTACGTGGAGGTGTACCGCCACGCGGAGCGTCAGGTGGCCGCGGCCTATCGCGCCGCTGTGGAGAAGGGCGGCTCTCGCCAAGAACGACTGCTCGCGGTGCTCGACGCGGCGATCGCGCTCCACAAGCGCGACGAGAGCGTTCCGCTGTTTCTTGCCGCCGTGCCCCTCGACATCCGACGTCACCCCGAGGTGCGAAGTGCCATCGTGGCTGTACCGATCGAGACGCCTCGCATCTTGGCTCAGCTCGTGGCTGGCCCAGACGGGCGCGAAAACGCACAACTGGTGCAATTGATCACCTCTGTCACCACGGGCATGGCCCTCATGGTGGGTGAAGGTGGACACGCCGCCTACGAAGAGGCGTTGCGCACCTGCGCACGACACTTGCAGGTCGACGACGCGACACCTCGCTGA
- a CDS encoding aspartate aminotransferase family protein, producing MIRRTDAELARMAVAESLFPTGTRAFTFEDDLNFMVARAQGSRLVDGSGNEYIDYLLGSGPHVLGHAHPAVLEALARVGRDGTSHLVVHESAIALAEKIVEHVPCAEQVSLHNSGSEATFFALRLARAFRGRDKILKFEGGYHGMHDYALMSNQWTMGAPPYPRAVPNTHGIPRALEAEVLVAPFNDLETTTAILERHHDELAGVMVEPMQRSFPPHPTFLPGLRTLTRHYGIPLIFDEVVTGFRLGLGGAQERYGVVPDLCTTGKAISGGLPLGVLCGAREIMQLADPRRRLRMLPYTMQTGTYSSNPVCTGVACAVIAELEKGETYARMNLVGGALMTALREAMDAVGLPARVCGDPTVFQIWFTEQEPRDHRSTAGADTLRHMRFSDLLLRRGVLKAAEKFFVSGAHTDEDVEATIAAFHAVAQQLAEEG from the coding sequence ATGATCCGCCGCACCGACGCCGAGCTCGCGCGCATGGCCGTGGCCGAGAGCCTGTTCCCCACGGGCACGCGCGCCTTCACCTTCGAGGACGACCTCAACTTCATGGTGGCGCGGGCTCAGGGCTCGCGCCTGGTGGACGGCAGCGGCAACGAGTACATCGACTACCTGCTGGGCTCGGGTCCGCACGTACTCGGGCACGCGCACCCGGCCGTGCTCGAGGCGCTGGCGCGCGTGGGGCGTGACGGCACCTCGCACCTGGTGGTGCACGAGAGCGCCATCGCGCTGGCCGAGAAGATCGTGGAGCACGTGCCCTGCGCCGAGCAGGTGTCGCTGCACAACAGCGGCTCCGAGGCCACGTTCTTCGCGCTGCGCCTGGCGCGCGCGTTCCGCGGGCGCGACAAGATCCTCAAGTTCGAGGGCGGCTACCACGGGATGCACGACTACGCGCTGATGAGCAATCAGTGGACGATGGGCGCGCCCCCCTACCCGCGCGCCGTGCCCAACACGCACGGCATCCCGCGCGCGCTCGAGGCCGAGGTGCTGGTGGCGCCCTTCAACGATCTCGAGACCACCACGGCGATCCTCGAGCGCCACCACGACGAGCTGGCGGGCGTGATGGTGGAGCCGATGCAGCGCTCGTTCCCGCCGCACCCCACGTTCTTGCCGGGGCTGCGCACGCTGACGCGGCACTACGGCATCCCGCTCATCTTCGACGAGGTGGTGACGGGTTTCCGGCTGGGCCTGGGCGGCGCGCAGGAGCGCTACGGCGTGGTGCCCGACCTGTGCACCACGGGTAAGGCCATCAGCGGCGGCCTGCCGCTGGGGGTGCTGTGCGGCGCGCGCGAGATCATGCAGCTGGCCGACCCGCGGCGGCGCCTGCGCATGCTGCCGTACACGATGCAGACGGGCACCTACAGCTCGAACCCGGTGTGCACCGGCGTGGCCTGCGCGGTCATCGCCGAGCTGGAGAAGGGCGAGACTTACGCGCGCATGAACCTCGTGGGAGGCGCGCTCATGACCGCCCTGCGGGAGGCCATGGACGCGGTGGGGCTGCCGGCGCGCGTGTGCGGCGACCCGACCGTGTTCCAGATCTGGTTCACGGAGCAGGAGCCGCGCGACCACCGCTCGACGGCCGGCGCGGACACGCTGCGGCACATGCGCTTCTCGGACCTGCTGCTGCGCCGCGGGGTGCTGAAGGCGGCGGAGAAGTTCTTCGTGTCGGGGGCTCACACGGACGAGGACGTCGAGGCGACCATCGCGGCCTTCCACGCGGTGGCGCAGCAGCTGGCGGAGGAGGGGTGA
- a CDS encoding sulfotransferase, translating into MNQEHRAIGELSLDGTWQRNSDRFHEIAMQATGLSDFGDPSYQEGLRRLLYSYDHEARFHTQGKLAMAYQLVGLLASRLRTEDWFRMQPESASHVITRPLVITGMVRTGSTALHYLMGANPDMQHLQYWTALHPQPRPPRATWPASRDFQHAKIELAMMYAAGKSVLEAIHFMTAEGPDESGRLLGQGFSDERFEVVNTVPTYSAWYGNTVHRETYARHKRAIQLIGSYEPEKRWLLKYPVHLRNLEAFLETYPDACVIWTHRDPAAVLPSYVSLCAHFRSLMEVSPDRPRIAREQMENWARACDRSMELREGREHQFHDVYFNDFMADPVGEVARIYQRFDQPFPAHVESALNAWKDANPAGRFGTHDYERNDFGVPKAMVHERFAKYIARFPRAIEKRTS; encoded by the coding sequence ATGAACCAGGAACACCGCGCCATCGGTGAGCTGTCGCTCGACGGCACGTGGCAGCGCAACAGCGACCGCTTCCACGAGATCGCGATGCAGGCCACGGGCCTGTCGGACTTCGGCGACCCGAGCTACCAAGAGGGGCTGCGGCGGCTGCTGTACTCCTACGACCACGAGGCCCGCTTCCACACGCAGGGCAAGCTGGCCATGGCCTACCAGCTGGTGGGCCTGCTCGCGTCGCGGCTGCGCACGGAGGACTGGTTCCGTATGCAGCCGGAGAGCGCGAGCCACGTCATCACGCGGCCGCTGGTCATCACGGGCATGGTGCGCACCGGCAGCACGGCGCTGCACTACCTGATGGGCGCCAACCCGGACATGCAGCACCTGCAGTACTGGACCGCGCTGCACCCGCAGCCGCGCCCGCCCCGCGCCACGTGGCCCGCCTCGCGCGACTTTCAGCACGCCAAGATCGAGCTGGCCATGATGTACGCCGCGGGCAAGAGCGTGCTGGAGGCCATCCACTTCATGACCGCCGAGGGCCCGGACGAGTCGGGCCGCCTGCTGGGCCAGGGCTTCAGCGACGAGCGCTTCGAGGTGGTCAACACGGTGCCCACGTACTCGGCCTGGTACGGCAACACCGTGCACCGCGAGACCTACGCGCGGCACAAGCGCGCCATCCAGCTCATCGGCTCGTACGAGCCCGAGAAGCGCTGGCTGCTCAAGTACCCCGTGCACCTGCGCAACCTCGAGGCGTTCCTCGAGACCTACCCGGACGCGTGCGTCATCTGGACCCACCGCGACCCGGCCGCCGTCCTTCCGTCCTACGTGAGCCTGTGCGCGCACTTCCGCTCGCTGATGGAGGTGTCCCCCGACCGCCCGCGCATCGCGCGCGAGCAGATGGAGAACTGGGCGCGCGCGTGCGACCGCAGCATGGAGCTGCGCGAGGGGCGCGAGCACCAGTTCCACGACGTGTACTTCAACGACTTCATGGCCGACCCGGTGGGCGAGGTGGCGCGCATCTACCAGCGCTTCGACCAGCCCTTTCCGGCCCACGTCGAGAGCGCGTTGAACGCGTGGAAGGACGCGAACCCCGCCGGCCGCTTCGGCACCCACGACTACGAGCGGAACGACTTCGGCGTGCCCAAGGCCATGGTGCACGAGCGCTTCGCGAAGTACATCGCGCGCTTCCCGCGCGCCATCGAGAAGAGGACGTCATGA
- a CDS encoding NAD(P)-dependent oxidoreductase: protein MRNARENIAREHNAREKVLVTGACGNVGAVTVFALSARGYHVVALDLDTERNRARAADFAPDVDVRFGSICHRPTLEAAVHGVQHVIHLAAVIPPATDVDQRIAYKVNVEATRTLIALCEALPQPPRLTFTSSAAVFGDNARATPPRRSDEVPCPSDNYTRQKVDGERAVQASSLRYVIFRLAVTPPVEPAALGPFIFDMHADTRVEFTHPDDVALALANSLLRDDIEGRVLLLGGGARNRYTYRDWLNEAFAAMGIAPMPREAFGPERFMTDWVDSDESNALLDYQRRDYAQYLAEVRASLGPAAHVVDKVGPIARLAALANSRHWAEAQGHRAWVPEAIEQLRLAKAAWTAGRAWLPTWARRTGGRA from the coding sequence ATGCGCAACGCAAGAGAGAACATCGCGCGAGAGCACAACGCGCGAGAGAAGGTCCTGGTCACGGGCGCGTGCGGGAACGTGGGCGCGGTGACCGTGTTCGCGCTCTCGGCGCGGGGCTACCACGTCGTCGCGCTGGACCTCGACACGGAGCGCAACCGCGCGCGGGCCGCGGACTTCGCGCCCGACGTGGACGTGCGCTTCGGCAGCATCTGCCACCGGCCGACGCTCGAGGCGGCCGTGCACGGCGTGCAGCACGTGATCCACCTGGCGGCCGTGATCCCCCCCGCCACCGACGTGGACCAGCGCATCGCCTACAAGGTGAACGTCGAGGCCACGCGCACGCTCATCGCGCTGTGCGAGGCGCTGCCCCAGCCGCCGCGCCTGACCTTCACGTCCAGTGCGGCCGTGTTCGGCGACAACGCGCGCGCCACGCCACCGCGCCGCTCGGACGAGGTGCCGTGCCCGTCGGACAACTACACGCGGCAGAAGGTGGACGGGGAGCGCGCGGTGCAGGCCTCCTCCCTGCGCTACGTGATCTTCCGCCTGGCTGTCACGCCGCCGGTCGAGCCCGCCGCGCTGGGGCCGTTCATCTTCGACATGCACGCGGACACACGCGTGGAGTTCACGCACCCCGACGACGTGGCGCTGGCCCTCGCGAACTCGCTGCTGCGCGACGACATCGAGGGCCGCGTGCTGCTGCTGGGTGGCGGCGCACGCAACCGCTACACCTACCGCGACTGGCTGAACGAGGCCTTCGCCGCGATGGGCATCGCGCCCATGCCGCGTGAGGCGTTCGGCCCGGAGCGCTTCATGACGGACTGGGTGGACTCCGACGAGAGCAACGCGCTCTTGGACTACCAGCGGCGCGACTACGCGCAGTACCTGGCCGAGGTGCGCGCCTCGCTGGGCCCAGCCGCGCACGTGGTGGACAAGGTGGGCCCCATCGCGCGCCTGGCGGCACTCGCCAACTCGCGGCACTGGGCCGAGGCGCAGGGACACCGCGCGTGGGTGCCCGAGGCCATCGAGCAGCTGCGCCTGGCCAAGGCCGCGTGGACCGCGGGGCGCGCGTGGCTGCCCACATGGGCGCGCCGCACGGGAGGGCGCGCATGA
- a CDS encoding serine/threonine protein kinase: MAQGEFSTDHLDDLEEFERPDRYVGTVLADRYRVLRLLGEGGMGAVYEAEHTVIGRRVAVKVLHAQFASESKVVKRFVNEARAAAMIGHPNILDCTDLGQADDGSPFLVLELLTGRDLDEEIQQEGPMQVGRLVDIMLQTASALSAAHKKGIVHRDMKPDNIYLVEGGPRDPHVKVLDFGISKFASHMATSPGTAVGAAMGTPYYMAPEQLRDASAVDARADVYAVGVIMYQALTGRVPYMADSLAGLALQITTGDAPPLGMLRGNLPEGLEEVIATAMERDMDERYASMDELAEALRPYQTVPAGEISVRTDLPPGGALLRDGTRSHIRTGPGGRKKTPAPGRSEVPAGGQRTLMIALGAVAVLALVGGGAAIALSSSEADVPPVAAVAPTPVVPAGEAPAPVPAPEAETPPVPEAPSVPTYSLHIESDVSPARAVVRGRVLDLPYDAEIDGRSEPELIEVSASRHQSLRFLVTMDQARSLRVNLPRGSGLRDATDAELEAALNGGASAEADTSSSSGSSRPRSGTRGGESDAPAQTVMEAPTPRPDPPSQPRGNPRVYSGPAGDLPTL, encoded by the coding sequence ATGGCTCAGGGCGAGTTCAGCACCGATCATTTGGACGACCTCGAAGAGTTCGAACGTCCTGACCGCTACGTGGGCACCGTGCTCGCGGACCGCTACCGCGTGCTGCGTCTGCTCGGCGAAGGCGGCATGGGTGCGGTGTACGAGGCCGAGCACACCGTCATCGGCCGGCGCGTCGCCGTCAAGGTGCTGCACGCGCAGTTCGCGTCGGAGAGCAAGGTCGTCAAGCGCTTCGTGAACGAGGCGCGCGCCGCCGCGATGATTGGGCACCCGAACATCCTCGACTGCACCGACCTCGGACAAGCGGACGATGGATCGCCCTTCCTCGTGCTCGAGCTGCTCACGGGGCGCGACTTGGACGAGGAGATCCAGCAGGAGGGACCCATGCAGGTCGGCCGCCTGGTGGACATCATGCTGCAGACCGCCAGCGCGCTCTCGGCCGCGCACAAGAAGGGCATCGTCCACCGCGACATGAAGCCCGACAACATCTACCTGGTGGAGGGCGGCCCGCGCGACCCGCACGTCAAGGTGCTGGACTTCGGCATCTCGAAGTTTGCGTCCCACATGGCTACCAGCCCGGGTACCGCCGTCGGAGCAGCCATGGGCACGCCATACTACATGGCCCCCGAGCAGCTGCGCGACGCCTCCGCGGTCGACGCGCGCGCCGACGTGTACGCGGTGGGCGTCATCATGTACCAAGCGCTCACGGGGCGCGTGCCCTACATGGCCGACTCGCTGGCCGGCCTGGCGCTGCAGATCACGACCGGCGACGCCCCGCCGCTCGGCATGCTGCGCGGGAACCTGCCCGAGGGGCTGGAAGAGGTCATCGCCACCGCCATGGAGCGCGACATGGACGAGCGCTACGCTTCCATGGATGAGCTGGCCGAAGCGCTGCGCCCTTACCAGACCGTACCCGCGGGCGAGATCAGCGTCCGCACGGACCTGCCTCCCGGTGGCGCGCTGCTGCGGGACGGCACGCGCTCGCACATCCGCACTGGCCCCGGCGGGCGCAAGAAGACGCCAGCGCCCGGACGGTCGGAGGTCCCCGCTGGGGGGCAGCGAACGCTGATGATCGCGCTCGGTGCCGTAGCGGTCCTGGCTCTCGTGGGTGGCGGCGCGGCCATCGCGCTCTCCAGCTCGGAGGCGGACGTCCCGCCCGTAGCGGCGGTGGCCCCCACCCCCGTCGTGCCAGCCGGCGAAGCGCCCGCTCCGGTCCCCGCGCCCGAGGCGGAGACCCCCCCCGTGCCCGAGGCCCCCTCCGTGCCCACGTACAGCCTCCACATCGAGAGCGACGTGAGTCCCGCGCGGGCAGTGGTACGCGGGCGCGTGCTGGACCTGCCGTACGACGCCGAGATCGACGGGCGCAGCGAGCCCGAGCTGATCGAGGTCAGCGCCAGCCGTCACCAGAGCCTGCGCTTCCTGGTCACCATGGACCAAGCGCGCAGCCTGCGAGTCAACCTCCCGCGTGGCAGCGGTCTGCGCGACGCCACGGACGCCGAGCTCGAGGCGGCGCTCAACGGTGGCGCCAGCGCCGAGGCCGACACCTCCTCGTCGTCGGGGTCGTCCCGCCCCCGCAGCGGCACCCGTGGTGGCGAGTCCGATGCGCCCGCCCAGACCGTGATGGAAGCGCCGACGCCGCGCCCCGACCCGCCGTCGCAGCCACGCGGTAACCCCCGCGTCTACAGCGGCCCTGCGGGCGACCTGCCCACGCTCTGA
- a CDS encoding peptide chain release factor 3: protein MSHDYESRRTFAIISHPDAGKTTLTEKLLLYGGAIHAAGSVKSRKSKRSAVSDWMELEKERGISVTSSVLQFKYDEIDWNLLDTPGHNDFSEDTYRTLTAADCAIMILDAAKGVEPQTRKLFHVCRMRGTPIVTFVNKLDRPARDAFDLMSQVEDVLGIHTVPFTWPIGSGDLFQGVYDLRNRVVERFQKGDAGKRAEVTVKGIDDPELDGMLGAEPAETLRGEIELLEGAGEDWDEEAFLGGQLTPVFFGSALNNFGIETFLRDFKALCPTPGPRAAGDVTVSPSDDRFSAFIFKVQANMDPSHRDRVAFARICSGKFEGGMRVHHFRLGKQIRLNRAEQFFAQDRETVMEAYAGDILGLYDPGIFRIGDTLSSDGPLAFDAVPRFSPEHFGRIQLLDPLKRKQLQKGIQELAEEGTVQLFSQPGREKDPICGVVGRLQFEVLTFRIQHEYGAKIVFDPLPYTAARWVEGAADCEELDRRRVPLAVTDIDGRPVALFRDQWELDRIARDNEGWVLHETAPMLAGS from the coding sequence ATGTCCCACGACTACGAAAGCCGGCGCACGTTCGCCATCATCTCGCACCCGGACGCGGGCAAGACCACGCTCACCGAGAAGCTGCTCTTGTACGGGGGCGCCATCCACGCCGCCGGCTCGGTGAAGAGCCGCAAGTCCAAGCGCAGCGCGGTCAGCGACTGGATGGAGCTCGAGAAGGAGCGTGGCATCTCGGTCACGTCGTCGGTGCTGCAGTTCAAGTACGACGAGATCGACTGGAACCTGCTGGACACGCCGGGCCACAACGACTTCAGCGAGGACACCTACCGCACGCTGACCGCGGCCGACTGCGCCATCATGATCCTGGACGCCGCCAAGGGCGTGGAGCCTCAGACGCGCAAGCTGTTCCACGTGTGCCGCATGCGGGGCACGCCCATCGTCACGTTCGTGAACAAGCTGGACCGCCCCGCGCGCGACGCCTTCGACCTGATGAGCCAGGTGGAGGACGTGCTGGGCATCCACACGGTGCCCTTCACGTGGCCCATCGGCAGCGGCGACCTGTTCCAAGGCGTCTACGACCTGCGCAACCGCGTGGTGGAGCGCTTCCAGAAGGGCGACGCGGGCAAGCGCGCCGAGGTGACGGTCAAGGGCATCGACGACCCCGAGCTGGACGGCATGCTGGGCGCCGAGCCCGCGGAGACGCTGCGCGGCGAGATCGAGCTGCTGGAGGGCGCGGGCGAGGACTGGGACGAGGAGGCCTTCCTCGGGGGTCAGCTGACCCCGGTCTTCTTCGGCAGCGCGCTCAACAACTTCGGCATCGAGACGTTCCTGCGCGACTTCAAGGCGCTGTGCCCCACGCCGGGCCCGCGCGCCGCGGGGGACGTCACGGTGAGCCCGTCCGACGACCGCTTCAGCGCGTTCATCTTCAAGGTGCAGGCCAACATGGACCCGTCGCACCGTGACCGCGTGGCGTTCGCGCGCATCTGCTCCGGCAAGTTCGAGGGCGGCATGCGCGTACACCACTTCCGGCTGGGCAAGCAGATCCGCCTGAACCGCGCGGAGCAGTTCTTCGCGCAGGACCGCGAGACCGTCATGGAGGCCTACGCGGGGGACATCCTGGGGCTGTACGACCCGGGCATCTTCCGCATCGGCGACACGCTCAGCAGCGACGGGCCGCTGGCGTTCGACGCGGTGCCGCGGTTCTCGCCGGAGCACTTCGGGCGCATCCAGCTGCTGGACCCGCTCAAGCGCAAGCAGCTGCAGAAGGGCATCCAGGAGCTGGCCGAGGAGGGCACGGTGCAGCTCTTCAGCCAGCCCGGGCGCGAGAAGGACCCCATCTGTGGGGTGGTCGGGCGCCTGCAGTTCGAGGTGCTCACCTTCCGCATCCAGCACGAGTACGGCGCGAAGATCGTGTTCGACCCGCTGCCGTACACCGCAGCGCGCTGGGTGGAGGGCGCCGCGGACTGCGAGGAGCTGGACCGCCGGCGCGTGCCGCTGGCCGTGACGGACATCGACGGGCGCCCCGTGGCCCTGTTCCGCGACCAGTGGGAGCTGGACCGCATCGCGCGTGACAACGAAGGCTGGGTGCTGCACGAGACGGCGCCCATGCTGGCGGGCAGCTGA
- a CDS encoding PEGA domain-containing protein — MLRNQVARLAPASALVLAAACAMLLPTRSAHAQTPIPVNIESAPAGATVYLDSAEGQNLGVTPLRRVRIPRGTHTLIFRLPRHRDATVPVNIARRNETFRGVLDPLGEITITAANDSATGATVRIDGQPMGVVPVQQLVDPGRHLIQIEREGYVTFTQWVQVAGAQQLALPVLLERQAPQTGSVLVAADISGAAIYIDGEPRGSTPTVIDNVTAGIHQVEVRSDGFQTQSQSVEIRAGERARVEVQLRPDVPPGGTLVVVTQPRGASVVLDGEALGEGPVTRDGVSPGEHILEVTMTGYQPITQPVTVEAGQRRAVNIVLQEVVLAPGSIIVRSSAPGAVVVIDGEERGAAPVVVESAAAGTHAIVVRAPGFQEYRTTCTVGPGRNCEVEAELGAEPVRVIVRSNVPGSSLYIDGSQIGPVPYEGTVPSGNRRLEVRAAGYDPYVAQVMLTPAAEARVFDVALLEEGAMTDDERARLERERLENYAGQTSFAANVIPTSQALIDLSVGYPSFFEMRAGTGFADWIDGGIAVRGNHRLFEFELRSRVAWRVTPQIGLGAQIFLGGGIGPDSANSFRAGAEGLASILFARRAAMTLWVGVDIYSDKFQGSMGRDATGMLRVGGSFELRLSAYWNLFTTFEGNVLGSTRDIYNGLFRTGGLPNTHDGSPFAGRFGFTYKFH; from the coding sequence GTGCTTCGAAACCAAGTTGCCCGACTGGCGCCCGCGAGCGCCCTGGTGCTGGCCGCCGCGTGCGCCATGCTCCTTCCCACGCGGTCGGCCCACGCGCAGACGCCCATCCCGGTGAACATCGAGTCCGCGCCCGCTGGAGCCACCGTCTACCTCGACAGCGCCGAGGGTCAGAACCTGGGCGTCACCCCGCTGCGCCGCGTGCGCATCCCGCGTGGCACGCACACGCTCATCTTCCGCCTTCCGCGCCACCGCGACGCCACCGTGCCGGTCAACATCGCGCGGCGCAACGAGACGTTCCGCGGCGTGCTCGACCCGCTCGGCGAGATCACCATCACGGCCGCCAACGACTCGGCCACGGGCGCCACCGTCCGCATCGACGGCCAGCCCATGGGCGTCGTCCCGGTGCAACAGCTGGTCGATCCCGGCCGCCATCTGATCCAGATCGAGCGCGAGGGCTACGTCACGTTCACTCAGTGGGTGCAGGTCGCTGGCGCCCAGCAGCTGGCCCTGCCTGTCCTGCTCGAGCGTCAGGCCCCCCAGACGGGCTCCGTGCTCGTCGCGGCCGACATCAGCGGCGCCGCCATCTACATCGATGGCGAGCCGCGCGGCTCGACCCCCACCGTGATCGACAACGTCACGGCTGGCATCCACCAGGTCGAAGTGCGCTCCGATGGCTTCCAGACGCAGTCGCAGTCCGTGGAGATCCGCGCGGGTGAGCGTGCGCGCGTCGAGGTGCAGCTGCGTCCCGACGTGCCGCCCGGAGGCACGCTGGTGGTGGTGACGCAGCCGCGCGGCGCCAGCGTCGTGCTGGACGGCGAGGCGCTCGGTGAGGGCCCCGTCACACGCGACGGTGTGTCGCCCGGCGAGCACATCCTCGAGGTCACCATGACCGGCTACCAGCCGATCACACAGCCTGTCACGGTCGAGGCCGGCCAGCGGCGTGCGGTGAACATCGTCCTGCAAGAGGTGGTGCTCGCGCCGGGCTCCATCATCGTCCGCTCCTCCGCGCCTGGTGCTGTCGTCGTCATCGACGGTGAGGAGCGCGGCGCGGCGCCCGTGGTGGTCGAGTCGGCGGCCGCGGGGACGCACGCCATCGTCGTGCGCGCGCCGGGCTTCCAGGAGTACCGCACCACCTGCACGGTTGGCCCCGGCCGCAACTGCGAGGTGGAGGCCGAGCTGGGCGCCGAGCCCGTGCGCGTGATCGTGCGCTCGAACGTCCCCGGCAGCTCGCTGTACATCGACGGATCGCAGATCGGCCCCGTGCCCTACGAGGGCACCGTGCCGTCGGGCAACCGCCGCCTCGAGGTGCGCGCCGCGGGCTACGACCCGTACGTTGCCCAGGTCATGCTCACGCCTGCCGCAGAAGCGCGCGTGTTCGACGTGGCGCTGCTCGAAGAGGGCGCGATGACGGACGACGAGCGCGCGCGGCTGGAACGCGAGCGCCTCGAGAACTACGCCGGCCAGACCAGCTTCGCGGCCAACGTCATCCCCACCTCGCAGGCCCTGATCGACCTCAGCGTGGGTTACCCCAGCTTCTTCGAGATGCGCGCGGGCACCGGCTTCGCGGATTGGATCGACGGTGGCATCGCGGTGCGCGGCAACCACCGCCTGTTCGAGTTCGAGCTGCGGTCGCGCGTCGCCTGGCGCGTCACCCCGCAGATCGGCCTCGGAGCCCAGATCTTCTTGGGTGGCGGCATCGGTCCAGACAGCGCCAACTCGTTCCGCGCGGGCGCGGAGGGCTTGGCCAGCATCCTGTTCGCGCGCCGCGCGGCCATGACCCTGTGGGTCGGGGTCGACATCTACAGCGACAAGTTCCAGGGCTCCATGGGTCGTGACGCCACGGGCATGCTGCGGGTCGGTGGTTCGTTCGAGCTGCGCCTGAGCGCTTACTGGAACCTGTTCACCACGTTCGAGGGCAACGTCCTCGGCAGCACGCGTGACATCTACAACGGTCTGTTCCGCACGGGCGGGCTGCCGAACACGCACGACGGATCGCCGTTCGCAGGCCGCTTCGGCTTCACCTACAAGTTCCACTGA